Sequence from the Streptomyces sp. NBC_00440 genome:
GGTTCTCAGAGGTGCACGGGGCGGCGGTACGACAACCGGGCCACCCTACCTGTGGCCGGGTTGGGCCCCGGCGCGAACGGCGCCGCCCGTGCACGATGAGACCCGGCTCACGCTCCTACGGAACCGGGCTCACTCCGCCAGGGCGCGCAGCTCCCGGGAGATCTCCTTGACTTCTTCCGTACGCCCGGCGGCCACCGCGACCACGAGTCGCTCGGCCGCGTCGATGTCGGGCCGTAGCTGCACGCCGTTCATGGCCAGGAAGACGGCACAGGAGACCCAGGCCGTGCGCTTGTTCCCGTCGATGAAGGGGTGGTTGATGGCCAGCGACTGGAGCAGCGAACCCGCCTTGTCGAACAGGTCGGGGTACGCCTCCTGACCGAACATCGACGCCGAAGGGCGGTGCACGGCCGAATCCAGAAGCCCGGCATCCCGCAGGACGACGTCCTGGTCATCGACGGCGTGGGCCGCGATGGCCAGGCCGTCTTCGGTCGACAGGTATACGTGACTCACTTGAGCCGCTCCAACAGCTCGGACCACTTGGCGACCTGCTCTTTGGCCGTTTCGCGCACGATGGCCTCATGGGCGGTCCTGGCCAGGTAGTCGTCCACAGCCCGGAGCAGGAGGGCGTGCATGCTGACGCCCTCCTGCTCGGCACGCTTCTTGAGCGCTTCGGTCTGATCGTCGCGGAGACGCAGGTTGGTAGCCATACCAAAACGGTACCAACGGTGGGGTCAATCCGGTACCACTCAGTCGGCCCGCAGCCGCGTCGCCACCCAAGCCCCCGCCAGCGCCACCGCCGCCATCGGCAGGAACACCGCCGCGAACGCCGCCGGGTGCGGGGCGGAGGCCCCGTCGTGCAGGGCGCCGACCGCTCCCCCGCCCAGCGCCGCGAAGGCCGCGCCGCCCGCCGCCAGCATCAGGACGTTCGAGAGACCGTCGGACATCTGCAGGGCGGCAGAGTTCGCGCCCGCCTCCTCCGGGGCCGACAGCTTCAGCATCATCACGCTCGTCGACGCGATGACCGTGCCCATGCCGTAGCAGCCGAACGCCCACGCCACCGCGACCGTCCAGGCCGGGACGGAGTGGATCAGGACACTCGGCGCGGTCAGGATGGCCGCCGCCACGAGGATCATCCCGATGACGATCAGCCGCTGCCGGTACGGCTCCATGCGCGGCCGTGACTGTACGAACGAGCCGAGCGCCCAGGTGCCGCCGCCGGCCGCCAGCGAGAGTCCTGCCAGCGTCGGCGAGAGCCCCCGCTGGGTGACCAGCATCAGCGGTACGAAACTCTCGGCCGCGATGAACGACCCCGCGGCGATCCCGCGCAGCAGCACCACGGAAGGCAGCCCGCGCGCAGCCCGGCAGGTGCCGCGCGGCAGCAGTCCGAGCACCGCGGGGACCAGCAGCGCCGCGCCCGCCACCGCGGGGATCAGCGAAAGCCACCGCAGGTCCTCGCCCGCGTACTGGAGCAGACCGGCCCCCACCGAGATCCCGAGCGCGAGGCGGATGCGCCGCCGGTCGAAGCCGGGCGGCGGTACGGAGGGGTCGGCCGGGCCCGCGGCCGTCCGGCGGATCGCGGGCAGCGCGAGGGCGAGCGGCGGCACCACCAGGACCGGGATGGCGATGAAGACCCAGCGCCAGCCGAGGTGTTCGGTGACCGTGCCGGCCGCGAGGGGTCCGACGACGGAGGGGATCACCCAGCTCGCGGCGAAGGCGGCCATGATCGAGGGCCGCAGCCGCTCGGAGTAGGCGCGGCTGACGACGACGTACAGCGCGACGATGACGAGCCCGCCGCCGAGCCCCTGCACCGCGCGCCCGGCCACGAAGATCCACATCGAGGACGCGGTACCGGAGAGCAGCAGTCCGGCCGCGAAGGCGGCGATCCCGGTGGCCAGGGGCCGCAACGGCCCGTTCCGGTCGGCCCACTGGCCGGAGAGGACCATCGCGAAGAGCGAGGTGGTGAAGTACGCGGAGAACGCGAAGGCGTAGAGCGCGACGCCGTGCAGCTCCCGCGCGGCGACGGGCATCGCGGTGCCGACGGCGGTCGCCTCGAAGGCGATGAGCAGGACGACGGTGACGATGCCGATACTGAGCGCCCGGTGCGCGCTGCCGAGAATCCCGCCGGTCACGGGGGCGGAAGTGCCGTCGGGCAGGTCGGGGGATGCGACCTCGGCGTCGCGGGATTCCAGGGCGGTCATGAGACCACAGTAAGGGGCGAACGGCCGGATGAACCCTGTCGGAGGGACGGGCCGGACTGGTCCGTTGGTCGTACGACCATGAACGGGGTGTGGCAGTCACGTTGCGGGACGGCCCGCGGTCTTGAGGCGGGGGCGCGGGGGACCTACGGTCGGCGTACTGGATCGGTTCCGAACGCACGAACGGAGCGGTTCCGGTGGCTTGGCCGTGTGCCCGAGTGGTTTAGGGGCTCGCCTGCAAAGCGAGTTACGTGGGTTCGATTCCCGCCACGGCCTCTGTGTACGAGGACGCCCCCGTGCCCCCGTCGTTCGGGCCGGGGGCACAGGGGTCGCCCCCCCGTTCTCCGGGCCGGGGGCACCGGGGTCACCCCCTACGCGGAAGCCCTCCGCCCTGCTGCTCCCGGTCGGGGCCCGGGGGGCGCCCCCAACGTAAGCCCCCTCAGGAGTCCGGCCTCGTCGTCGGCTGCTGCTCCGTGCCCCCGGGCCGTGCCCCGGATGCCTCCGGCCTCGTCGTCGGCTGCTCCTTTTCGCCGGCCCTGGCCGCCTGGACCATCGCCTTCAAGTGTTCCTCGTCCTCCGACGAGAGCGACGTCTGGACCAACTGGCCGCCGAACGGCGCCAGCTCGGCCACGACCTTGTCGACCGCCTCCGACTTGGCCAGGGCGAAGAGCGCCGCGGCCCCCGGGCGGAGGTTCGAGCTGACCTCGCGCATGAAGTCGTCGTTCACCCCGACGTCCCTGGCCGCTCCGCCTGCCGCGCCCGCCGCGGCTCCGACGGCCGCGCCGAGCAGTGGCGCAAGGAACAGCAGCCCGATGACCCCGCCCCAGAGCGCACCCCCGGTCGCTCCTGCCGCGGTGAGGTTGACGGCCTGGTGCAGCTTGATCTTGCCGTCGGCCTCGCGGCGCTCGACCACGACCACGTCCTCCAGGTCGATGAGGTGCTGACGGCTCAGCGTCACGACCTTGTCGCGGACCTGGTTGGCGGTGGCCACGTCGTCGTAGGCGATGACAAACAGATTGCTCATGCGGCTGACTCCTCATCGGGGTGCAGGACTCAGCCCACTATAGGAAATATGCCGCAAAGGCGACATATGGCAGTGGCGTCCGGGGAAGTACCGGGCAGGCCCGGAGGGGTAGCCACCGGTAGCCCCCCCTGCGGGCACCCACCGGGACCCACCCCCTCCGGACACCCGCCCCGGACGCCGAGCCGCCCCGGGGCCCAGCCCCCTCACCCCCGGTTGACCAGCTCCGCCAGCCCCAGCGCCGCCATACCGAACCCCGACCGGGCACGCGGCAGAAAGCGGGAGCCCGGTCCGCCCGCGAGCAGGTCGGCCTCCGCGTACCTGCGGGTCTTGCGGTGCCAGTTCAGGATGGCCGCCATCCAGTCCTCCAGCTCCCGTACATAGGCCCCCAGCGCCTCGCGGGTCGCGTCGTCGAGCCCGAAGTCCTCGCAGACGACCGGGATCTCGTGCTCGGCCACATGCCGGAACTGCCGCATACGCGACACCATCAGGTCATCGACCATGGCCAGCGCGGTCGGGTAGTCGATGTTGAAGAAGGCCTGGACGACCAGGACGGCGTTGTGCACCTCCCCCTCGAACTCGATCTCCTTCTGGTACGAGAAGACGTCGTTCATCAGGCACGCGTAGTCCGCGGCCGAACTCTCCAGGGACTTCACCGGACCGCTGCGGAAGACCTCGTCCGGGATCCGGTGCCCGTGGCCGAGCCTGGCCAGCGCCATCGTCAGATCGGAGCCGAAGGTCATCCGGCGCATCTCGATGTAGTCGACCGGTTCCGGGATGCGGTGCTGCGCCTGGTTGGCGAGTTCCCAGAGCCAGCTGGCCGTCATGTTCTCGACCGCCGTACGGAAAGTGCGGCGCGCGGCGCCGTCCATCGGGGCCGCCGTGCGCGCCCACAGATCGGCCAGCGCACGCTCCATGGCGTTCAACGGCGGGGGCGCCTCCCCCTCCAGCGGCATGAAGAGCGAGAACCGCTCGTTCTGCGCCTTCGCGCCCGCGAGGTCGCGGGTCCGCCCGTACACCATGGGGAAGTAGTCGTCGGCGTACGTCCCCCAGGCCAACCAGCCCGAGGAAAGGTCCAGTTCGTCCGCGGTGGCGTCCGGGTCGATGCCCGCCGCGCAGACCGGGAAGTCGTACCCGGTGAGCAGCCGCTCGTCCCAGATGTCGTCGAGCATCCGCATCCGGTACGCCCACGCGACGAGATGGCGCCGTGCGGTCTCCAGATGCGGCGAGAGCGAGAGCTCGAACGGCATGTCGAAGTCCGGGAGCCGGGACGGTCCGACGTGCTGGTGCGGCACGTGCAAATGGTTGCGCAGCCGGGCCGCGCCCGTCCTCCCCATGAGCTGCTTGATGTCCGCGGCGGACGTACCGAGCCCCCGCGGCGCGAGCGGAAGTCCCGGTGCCGATTCCGCCACCACACCGCCGTCGTTCATATAGCGGCTGGAGCGCAGGTGCCACTCATGGCCGCCGGACTGCCAGTCCTGGAGCCCCTTCACATAGGTGAGCGTGTCGGCCACGCCCTTCGGATCCACACCGAACTCCGCGAATAGCGGGCCGAGTTCGGTGAAGAAGGTGTTCTCGAACTGATGGAGCCGCGCGGTGAGCAGATCGTTGACCGCCTCCGCCGCCTCCTGGGTGGTGCAGCCGAGGAAGGTCTCAAGGACCAGGACGCCGTTGCTGAGTTCGCCCTCCTCCTGGATCTCCCGCTCGTACGAGAAGAGGTCGTTGCGCAGATGCACCCCGTCGGAGAACGTGTCCTTCAGTACGCGCAGCGGACGCGATCCCGCGATGACCGCGGGCACCTCCGCACCCGTCGCGTACTCGATGAGCCCGGCCGACCAGGGCGCTCCGCCGACCTTGCGCCGCATCTCGATGTACTCGACGGGGTTGGAGACGCGTCCCGCGTTGATGTTGGAGAGTTCCCAGAGGGATTCGTTGAGCAGATTCTCGGTGCTCACGGCGAAACGTTCCCGCCACTCCATGGACATCCCTGGGACGGTGCGCGCCCAGAGGTCGGCCAGGCCCGCTTCCACCTGGTTCTGCGGCTCGGGGAACCCGTCGGCCAGATCCATCGGCATGAAGGCGGGCAGCCGGTCCAGATACGCCTTGCCGCCCTGCCGATCCTGCGACCGCTTGAACAACTCCAGGAAGTGGTCGTCGAAGAAGAACACCCACACATACCAGTCGGTCACGAGCGACAGTTCGGGTCCGCCGCAGTCCGGGTGGGTGTAGGCGCAGAGGAGGGCGTAGTCGTGGGAGTCGAGGTCGTGCTCGTCCCAGACCCCCGATCCCTCCAGCATGCCCATGTCCCTGGCCCACTGTTTGGTGTGGGCTCTGGCCTCTTCGAGATGGGGATTCAGCCTGGCCGGATGCGGCAGGTAGAACTCCGGCAATTCAAAAGGCTTTGACACTGACGTTCGGCCTTTCCCATGAGGTCGCTGATCAGAGCAGCACTACCCCTGCACGGGAACGGCATCCTCCGGGAGATGCCACTATGCCCATATGTGTGACGCGGGCGCGAACCGGGAGCGGGACGGGGGCAGATGTGCTGCGGAGGGCAGCTCAACTGCCTGAACAGCTGCCCGTCCGCAACTGCTGACGAAGCCGCCCCTCCGTAACTACCTGCGAAGCCGCCCGCCCGCAACCACCTGCGAAACCGCCCGCCCGCAACCACCTGCGAAGCCGCCCGCCCTCAACCGCCTTAGAGGGCTTGGTCCTGCTCAGCCAGTGACCACCGCGGCCTGCGGCCTGATCGGGAGCCGGCTCACCGGCCGGCCGGTCGCCGCCCGTACCGCCGCCGCCACCGCGGCCGGCGAAGTGACCACCGGCACCGCGCTCGCCGCCTTCGCGCCGAACGGGGCCACCACGTCGCGCTCCTCGATGAGCTTCACGATGCGGATGTCCGGCGTGTCCAGGGACGTGGGGAGCGCGTAACCGGTCAGGTCCGGGTGGCGGACCACGCCCCGCGTCGTACGGAGGTTCTCGGTGAGGGCCGCGCCGACGCCCTGGGTGACGCCCGCCTCGATACGGGAGGTCAGCAGCCGCGGGTTGAGGACCCGGCCGACGTCCTGGGCGACGGCCATCTCCACGACCCGGACCGAGCCCAGTTCGATGTCGACGTCCACCACCGCGCGGATCGCGCAGAAGGCGAGCCCGACGAAGGCATCGCCCTGCCCCGACTCGTCGAGCGGCTCGGTCGGATGCGGACGGCACTGGGCCGTCGCCCAGAGCTCCTTGCCGTCCATGGCCTCGGTGACCGTCGTGGAGAGCACCCCGTCGTACGACGTGATCTTGCCGTCGGCGATCTGGAGCAGCTCGGTGGACATCCCGAACTGGTGGGCCAGCGGCTGGAGGAGCTGGGTGCGGACCATCTTCGCCGCCCGCTCCACGGCTCCGCCGGACACCCAGGTGTGCCTGCCGTGCGTGGCGGGACCGGCCGGGGGCTGGTCGGTGTCGACCGATGCGACATGGACCTCCTCGATACCGAGGGTGTCCTGCACGATCTGCCGGGCCAGCGTGGAGAAGCCCTGGCCGGTCTCGACGGCGGCGCAGATGACCGTGGCGACCCCGTCGTGGACCTTGACCGTGGCCGTGGAGACCTCGTCGGCGCCCTCGGCGCCGAGCATGTGGACCATGCCCAGCGCGTAGCCGACCCCGCGGCGCACCGCGCCCGGCTCGCCCGCGCCCTCCGGCCCGCCGGGCAGCAGCCAGTCGCCCTCGGGGGTGTCCTTGGGCAGCGCGGGCAGCGGGAAGTCCTTGACGGAGCGCAGGAGTTCGGCGACCGGCGCCGGGCAGGTGATGGACTGTCCGGTGGGCAGCAGATCGCCGGTGGCCAGGACGTTGCGCAGCCGCAGTTCGGCCGGATCCATGGAGAGCCTGGCCGCGAGCTTGTCCATCTGGCCCTCGTACGCGGCGCAGACCTGGAGCGCGCCCTCGCCGCGGACATGGCCGGACGGCGGGTTGTTCGTACGGACCGCCCAGCCCTCGATGAAGGCGTGCGGGACGACATAGGGGCCGCAGGCGAACGAGACGGCCGCCGCCAGCGATTCGGACGAGGCGTCGGCGTACGCGCCCGCGTCCAGCAGGATCTGCGCCTCGACCTTCACCAGACGCCCTTCGGCGTCCGCGTGGTGGCGGTAGCGCAGCAGGGTCGGGTGGCGGTGGGCGTGGCCGAGGAAGGACTCCTCGCGGGTCGCGGCCAGCTTGACCGGGCAGCCGGTCTTCAGCGCGAGCAGGCCAAGCGGGAGCTGGAAGCTGGTGTCCTCGCGGTCGCCGGTGGCACCGGGCACTCCGGTCACCACGACCTTGACCCGGTCGGGCTCCAGGCCGAAGCAGGCGGCGGCCAGGTCGCGGTCGGTGTGCGGGTCGGTGGACGCGGTGTAGATCTCGACACCGCCGTCGGGCCGGGGCACGGCGAGCCCGGCCTCGGCGCCGATGGGTGCCGGGTCCTGGCGGCCGATCCGGTAGAGGCCCTCGACGATGACCTCGCCGGTGATGTCCGGGTCGCCGAACCGCAGCGGGATGTGGCGGATCAGATTGCCGTCGGGGTGCAGCGGTTCGGCCTCGAAGGCCTTCTCCGGGTCGGTGACCGGCTCCAGCACCTCGTACTCGACCGCGATGGCGGCCACGGCGAGCCGGGCGGTGTCCGGGTGGTCGGCGGCGACCGCGGCGATGGCCTCGCCGTGGTGGCGGACCAGTTCGGACGCGAAGACCGGACGGTCGGCGACCGCGCGGCCGTGTGCGGCGTCGCCGGGGATGTCGGCGTGCGTGACCACCGCGCGGACGCCGGGCATCGCGGACGCTTCCGAGGTGTCGATGGAGAGGATCCGCGCGTGCGGGTGCGCGGAG
This genomic interval carries:
- a CDS encoding ribbon-helix-helix protein, CopG family, which translates into the protein MATNLRLRDDQTEALKKRAEQEGVSMHALLLRAVDDYLARTAHEAIVRETAKEQVAKWSELLERLK
- a CDS encoding DUF1269 domain-containing protein; this encodes MSNLFVIAYDDVATANQVRDKVVTLSRQHLIDLEDVVVVERREADGKIKLHQAVNLTAAGATGGALWGGVIGLLFLAPLLGAAVGAAAGAAGGAARDVGVNDDFMREVSSNLRPGAAALFALAKSEAVDKVVAELAPFGGQLVQTSLSSEDEEHLKAMVQAARAGEKEQPTTRPEASGARPGGTEQQPTTRPDS
- a CDS encoding xanthine dehydrogenase family protein molybdopterin-binding subunit; the encoded protein is MSSDAATAATAKSPEADGPEEEPPAHGLGASLPPADTRAKTEGTFPYASDLWAEGLLWAAVLRSAHPHARILSIDTSEASAMPGVRAVVTHADIPGDAAHGRAVADRPVFASELVRHHGEAIAAVAADHPDTARLAVAAIAVEYEVLEPVTDPEKAFEAEPLHPDGNLIRHIPLRFGDPDITGEVIVEGLYRIGRQDPAPIGAEAGLAVPRPDGGVEIYTASTDPHTDRDLAAACFGLEPDRVKVVVTGVPGATGDREDTSFQLPLGLLALKTGCPVKLAATREESFLGHAHRHPTLLRYRHHADAEGRLVKVEAQILLDAGAYADASSESLAAAVSFACGPYVVPHAFIEGWAVRTNNPPSGHVRGEGALQVCAAYEGQMDKLAARLSMDPAELRLRNVLATGDLLPTGQSITCPAPVAELLRSVKDFPLPALPKDTPEGDWLLPGGPEGAGEPGAVRRGVGYALGMVHMLGAEGADEVSTATVKVHDGVATVICAAVETGQGFSTLARQIVQDTLGIEEVHVASVDTDQPPAGPATHGRHTWVSGGAVERAAKMVRTQLLQPLAHQFGMSTELLQIADGKITSYDGVLSTTVTEAMDGKELWATAQCRPHPTEPLDESGQGDAFVGLAFCAIRAVVDVDIELGSVRVVEMAVAQDVGRVLNPRLLTSRIEAGVTQGVGAALTENLRTTRGVVRHPDLTGYALPTSLDTPDIRIVKLIEERDVVAPFGAKAASAVPVVTSPAAVAAAVRAATGRPVSRLPIRPQAAVVTG
- a CDS encoding terpene synthase family protein is translated as MSKPFELPEFYLPHPARLNPHLEEARAHTKQWARDMGMLEGSGVWDEHDLDSHDYALLCAYTHPDCGGPELSLVTDWYVWVFFFDDHFLELFKRSQDRQGGKAYLDRLPAFMPMDLADGFPEPQNQVEAGLADLWARTVPGMSMEWRERFAVSTENLLNESLWELSNINAGRVSNPVEYIEMRRKVGGAPWSAGLIEYATGAEVPAVIAGSRPLRVLKDTFSDGVHLRNDLFSYEREIQEEGELSNGVLVLETFLGCTTQEAAEAVNDLLTARLHQFENTFFTELGPLFAEFGVDPKGVADTLTYVKGLQDWQSGGHEWHLRSSRYMNDGGVVAESAPGLPLAPRGLGTSAADIKQLMGRTGAARLRNHLHVPHQHVGPSRLPDFDMPFELSLSPHLETARRHLVAWAYRMRMLDDIWDERLLTGYDFPVCAAGIDPDATADELDLSSGWLAWGTYADDYFPMVYGRTRDLAGAKAQNERFSLFMPLEGEAPPPLNAMERALADLWARTAAPMDGAARRTFRTAVENMTASWLWELANQAQHRIPEPVDYIEMRRMTFGSDLTMALARLGHGHRIPDEVFRSGPVKSLESSAADYACLMNDVFSYQKEIEFEGEVHNAVLVVQAFFNIDYPTALAMVDDLMVSRMRQFRHVAEHEIPVVCEDFGLDDATREALGAYVRELEDWMAAILNWHRKTRRYAEADLLAGGPGSRFLPRARSGFGMAALGLAELVNRG
- a CDS encoding MFS transporter → MTALESRDAEVASPDLPDGTSAPVTGGILGSAHRALSIGIVTVVLLIAFEATAVGTAMPVAARELHGVALYAFAFSAYFTTSLFAMVLSGQWADRNGPLRPLATGIAAFAAGLLLSGTASSMWIFVAGRAVQGLGGGLVIVALYVVVSRAYSERLRPSIMAAFAASWVIPSVVGPLAAGTVTEHLGWRWVFIAIPVLVVPPLALALPAIRRTAAGPADPSVPPPGFDRRRIRLALGISVGAGLLQYAGEDLRWLSLIPAVAGAALLVPAVLGLLPRGTCRAARGLPSVVLLRGIAAGSFIAAESFVPLMLVTQRGLSPTLAGLSLAAGGGTWALGSFVQSRPRMEPYRQRLIVIGMILVAAAILTAPSVLIHSVPAWTVAVAWAFGCYGMGTVIASTSVMMLKLSAPEEAGANSAALQMSDGLSNVLMLAAGGAAFAALGGGAVGALHDGASAPHPAAFAAVFLPMAAVALAGAWVATRLRAD
- a CDS encoding type II toxin-antitoxin system death-on-curing family toxin → MSHVYLSTEDGLAIAAHAVDDQDVVLRDAGLLDSAVHRPSASMFGQEAYPDLFDKAGSLLQSLAINHPFIDGNKRTAWVSCAVFLAMNGVQLRPDIDAAERLVVAVAAGRTEEVKEISRELRALAE